From one Vespula vulgaris chromosome 25, iyVesVulg1.1, whole genome shotgun sequence genomic stretch:
- the LOC127072306 gene encoding out at first protein — MMKFIEFLTTCVVFQYLATICTTHLLINVKNQGGDILLETISSNVTEDVITLEFQRSDGTLVTQLIDFKNAIQVIKALVLGEEERGQNQYQVMCFVNHFYKVDFISSDAMSKLRQKNPGTVRVAEEDKGHANYTMDLFLDVSQSKDISKHVASLCSEAAGSAYTRNEDIKQWIQRPGSTETSLMAAVYNFTSTPMSQQNPTETRSQFISKCADTSNLWVPCTCSLELCIGWYPCGLKFCKGKTEGRKVASTYRCGIKTCKKCFIFTYYSKMKQNCLWDE; from the exons ATGATGaagtttatcgaatttttgaCGACCTGTGTCGTTTTTCAATATCTAGCTACTATTTGTACGACACATTTACTTATAAACGTGAAAAATCAA gGTGGTGATATTCTTCTTGAAACAATATCATCTAATGTTACCGAAGATGTAATTACGTTGGAATTTCAACGTTCTGACGGTACACTTGTAACGCAACTAATAGACTTTAAAAATGCaa TACAAGTTATAAAGGCATTGGTCCTaggcgaagaagaaagaggacaaAATCAGTATCAAGTTATGTGCTttgttaatcatttttataaggTCGATTTTATATCCTCCGATGCTATGTCTAAGCTACGTCAAAAGAATCCAGGCACCGTCCGTGTTGCGGAAGAGGATAAAGGTCATGCCAATTATACTATGGACTTGTTTTTGGACGTCTCTCAATCTAAAGATATTTCTAAACATGTAGCTAGTCTTTGTAGCGAAGCAGCTGGCTCAGCTTATACGAGAAACGAAGATATCAAACAGTGGATTCAAAGGCCag gTTCTACAGAGACTTCTTTAATGGCAGCGGTATATAACTTTACTTCTACTCCTATGTCGCAACAAAATCCTACTGAGACAAGGTCACAGTTTATCTCTAAATGCGCTGACACATCCAATTTATGGGTACCTTGTACGTGTTCTTTAGAACTTTGTATCGGTTGGTATCCGTGTGGATTGAAATTTTGTAAAGGTAAAACCGAAGGTAGAAAAGTAGCTAGCACTTACAGGTGTGGTATAAAAACttgtaaaaaatgttttatattcacTTATTACtcaaaaatgaaacaaaattgttTATGGGACGAATGA
- the LOC127072298 gene encoding odorant receptor 2a-like: protein MNRVEDLFVFYERIFTIGGVWPSKKSSYIRFTIYFIYYLTFLVFSYADLFDIIGNLELMVMNMVETIVYTITFTMILVIRFNGSLKGVIESAKENMRKYNFENEEEKIIYNNYHYASKMFFKISNIGMVITVTLSYIRPLINFTTGITVKDNSTDIYILPIRIRTFFELSNTRDYILVYLYLFPMIYMSTCHMTAICVLVNLVFLICADLSILSYRIRNITIKSKKNVHLRIRSLIEMHLKTIWMAKSLDNAFNIVLLDELLGNSIVLAISMYYVIMSYDTAEMATCCTFVFFAFTALLMLYGFCVIGDQLTQQSENVLNAYYECNWLDMSNNTKKLLVICMIRSQTCLQLTGGRFYVFSLNSFTDVLKTSMAYLSMLRTII from the exons ATGAACCGTGTAGAAGACTTATTCGTTTTctacgaaagaatttttacgaTAGGCGGTGTATGGCCGTCGAAAAAGTCCTCGTACATCagatttacgatttatttcatttattatctcACGTTTCTCGTATTCTCATATGCCGATTTATTCGACATCATTGGTAATTTAGAATTGATGGTAATGAATATGGTCGAAACTATCGTTTATACGATCACTTTCACAATGATACTCGTAATACGTTTTAATGGATCATTGAAAGGTGTCATTGAAagtgcaaaagaaaatatgaggaaatataatttcgaaaacgaggaggaaaaaattatttacaataattatcattacgCATCGAAAATGTTCTTCAAGATTTCGAACATTGGTATGGTTATAACTGTCACGTTATCATACATCAGacctttaataaattttacgacTGGTATCACAG TTAAGGACAACAGTactgatatttatattctgcCTATTCGAATACGTACCTTCTTTGAATTATCGAATACTCGTGATTACATTctcgtctatctctatctctttccaatGATCTATATGTCGACGTGTCACATGACAGCTATTTGCGTCCTCGTCAATctcgtttttttaatttgtgcCGATTTGTCTATTTTGTCATATCGTATACGGAATATCACTATCAAATCGAAGAAGAACGTCCATCTTAGAATTCGTTCGCTTATTGAAATGCATCTGAAAACAATTTG GATGGCTAAATCACTAGACAATGCGTTCAACATTGTATTATTAGACGAGTTATTAGGTAACAGTATTGTACTGGCAATCTCTATGTATTATGTTATAATG agtTATGATACAGCAGAAATGGCAACTTGTTGTACATTCGTCTTTTTCGCCTTTACTGCCCTTCTAATGCTTTATGGTTTCTGTGTTATCGGTGATCAATTAACGCAACAG aGTGAAAATGTCTTAAACGCTTACTACGAATGCAATTGGCTAGATATgtcaaataatacaaaaaaattgcTTGTGATATGCATGATAAGATCGCAAACATGTTTGCAATTAACCGGTGGCAGATTTTACGTATTTTCATTGAACAGTTTCACCGAC GTTCTAAAGACATCCATGGCGTATTTGTCGATGCTACgtacaattatataa
- the LOC127072299 gene encoding odorant receptor 85c-like — protein MAQEQGQKELDRAALILSWNKKIMSTLGLWPNSRNNIKFSINFGYFSFLMILEYMDLVVFINDLEHVIMNLTENMAFSQIFVRMIMLWIYNDEIGDVINETIKDFDYRRYKSIEERQLFISYNTRSKLFVKLLITFVALTASSYYLTPILVSLGNGLPKIEIGNVTETIYLLPYRFYTFYPVEDLRSYIIVYAFELPFVFISGFGQSAADCIMVTLVFHICGQMSVLALRINNIDVNPKINHKEIQTVVELHTRLLRMGKIVADAFSVTLLAHLFGATSLVCILGYQILTNYSDGEKAVLISFLVFQFLVLLILYAHCTVGECLLSESTKVSEAFYACQWYNMPIKNARSIILCMARSQRPMCLTAGKFSTFCLSTLTDVLRTSMGYLSVLRSFL, from the exons atggcACAGGAACAGGGACAGAAAGAATTAGATCGTGCTgcattaattttatcttggaacaaaaaaataatgtcgACCTTAGGATTATGGCCGAATTCAcgtaacaatataaaattttcgattaatttcggATACTTCAGTTTTCTCATGATACTGGAATACATGGATCTCGTTGTCTTCATAAACGACCTTGAACACGTTATAATGAATTTAACAGAAAACATGGCGTTCTCACAAATATTCGTTAGAATGATCATGTTGTGGATTTATAACGATGAAATCGGTGATGTCATTAACGAAACGATCAAAGATTTTGATTATCGAAGATAcaaatcgatcgaagagagacaattatttatatcgtacaACACGAGATCGAAACTTTTCGTTAAACTTTTGATAACGTTCGTCGCATTAACAGCTTCTTCGTATTATCTGACACCAATTTTGGTCTCCTTGGGAAacg gTCTACCAAAGATAGAAATTGGAAATGTCACTGAAACGATATATTTGCTGCCATATAgattttatacgttttatcCAGTGGAAGATTTACGTTCTTACATTATAGTTTACGCTTTCGAATTGCCATTCGTTTTTATCAGTGGTTTTGGACAAAGTGCAGCAGATTGTATTATGGTCACATTGGTCTTTCATATTTGCGGACAAATGTCGGTACTCGCATTACGAATAAACAATATCGACGTTAATccgaaaataaatcataaagaaATTCAGACGGTCGTTGAATTACACACGCGATTGTTACG gATGGGCAAAATCGTTGCAGATGCATTTAGCGTGACATTATTAGCTCATCTTTTCGGAGCAACTTCACTTGTTTGTATTCTCGGTTATCAGATTTTAACG AATTACTCCGATGGTGAAAAAGCAGTGTTGATTAGCTTTCTGGTTTTTCAATTTCTGGTACTACTAATTCTCTACGCGCACTGTACAGTCGGAGAATGTCTTCTATCCGAg aGCACAAAAGTTTCCGAAGCATTTTATGCTTGCCAATGGTACAACATGCCGATCAAGAACGCAAGATCTATCATACTTTGTATGGCGAGATCGCAGAGACCAATGTGTCTTACAGCAGGAAAATTCAGCACGTTTTGTCTAAGCACTTTGACCGAT GTATTAAGAACTTCTATGGGATATTTATCTGTGCtgcgatcatttttataa
- the LOC127072297 gene encoding odorant receptor 13a-like: ITIRRMVQSIEKIFNIVILLDLVQNSIRLGLSSYVTLVSKKLAETYYHCNWEEMPRNCKSSLLICIICSQSYLSLTAGKFYTFSLYGFTGIVKTSMAYLSMLRTIV, encoded by the exons ATTACAATTCGTAGGATGGTGCaatctatagaaaaaattttcaacattGTAATACTTCTGGATCTCGTACAAAATAGCATAAGATTGGGTCTCTCATCCTACGTTACTCTCGTG agCAAGAAATTAGCCGAGACGTATTATCACTGTAATTGGGAAGAAATGCCACGAAATTGCAAAAGTTCGTTGTTAATTTGCATAATTTGTTCGCAATCGTATCTCAGCTTGACCGCTGgcaaattttatacattttcattatatgGTTTCACTGGT attGTAAAAACTTCGATGGCCTATTTATCAATGTTACGTACTATCGTatga